From one Triticum urartu cultivar G1812 chromosome 3, Tu2.1, whole genome shotgun sequence genomic stretch:
- the LOC125549398 gene encoding E3 ubiquitin-protein ligase RNF170-like: MLPEVSRGRRRPEMAPASAPASAAPPVGAHCAVCRGVDISVPHQANCSHWFCGHCIVGVWLQGSVLRPSNCPVCRRPITLLVPSEVASLLRDEPEIAPVMNRIQQYNGRFAGVPHSMIQWLLDQPFYMRRMLAEFRDTRQEPPSSFKIQVALAATLALVYLASPIDLFPEAFLGCRGLLDDILVLIVAYAFICAAYRDILVARHAV; encoded by the exons ATGCTTCCAGAAGTTTCCAGAGGACGGCGCCGCCCCGAGATGGCCCCGGCGTCCGCCCCCGCCTCCGCGGCCCCTCCCGTCGGCGCGCACTGCGCCGTGTGCCGCGGCGTCGACATCTCCGTCCCCCACCAGGCCAACTGCTCCCACTGGTTCTGCG GACATTGCATTGTGGGGGTGTGGCTACAGGGATCTGTCCTTCGGCCATCCAATTGCCCTGTTTGTCGTCGCCCCATAACGCTGCTGGTACCTTCTGAAGTTGCTTCCCTGCTGCGTGATGAGCCAGAAATCGCTCCTGTCATGAACCGAATTCAGCAGTACAATGGCCGTTTTGCTGGAGTACCTCACAGTATGATACAG TGGTTGCTGGACCAGCCCTTTTACATGAGGAGGATGCTGGCAGAATTCAGAGACACACGCCAAGAACCTCCCTCCTCCTTCAAAATCCAAGTCGCATTGGCA GCAACCCTCGCTCTGGTGTACCTCGCGAGCCCTATTGACCTTTTCCCTGAAG CTTTCCTGGGGTGCCGTGGTCTGCTGGATGACATCCTAGTGCTCATCGTCGCGTACGCCTTCATCTGCGCCGCCTACCGGGATATCCTCGTTGCCCGACACGCCGTGTGA